The Oxyura jamaicensis isolate SHBP4307 breed ruddy duck chromosome Z, BPBGC_Ojam_1.0, whole genome shotgun sequence genome window below encodes:
- the CKS2 gene encoding cyclin-dependent kinases regulatory subunit 2, with protein MDGPTDQQAAAMAHKQIYYSDKYFDEQYEYRHVMLPRELLKQVPKTHLMSEEEWRRLGVQQSLGWVHYMIHEPEPHILLFRRPLPKDEQK; from the exons ATGGACGGACCGACCGACCAACAGGCCGCCGCCATGGCCCACAAGCAGATCTACTACTCCGACAAGTACTTTGACGAGCAGTACGAGTACCG GCATGTGATGCTGCCAAGAGAACTCTTAAAACAAGTGCCAAAAACCCATCTAATGTCTGAAGAGGAGTGGAGAAGACTTGGTGTTCAGCAGAGTCTTGGATGGGTTCATTATATGATCCACGAGCCAG agccACACATTCTTCTCTTTAGAAGACCTCTTCCAAAGGATGAGCAGAAATGA